Within the Novipirellula galeiformis genome, the region GGTAGACGTTGGAATCCTTCGTAACGATCCGGAATCCTTCCCACGGAATGTTTGACGCCGAAAAACCTGCAGCTCGGGACGCCGCGTTGTCTGCCAGAGAGATCATTTTGGGGGCTGGACGCGTGACAATCGGTAGCTTCGCACCGCTGGAGCGATGCAAGTAGTCCTGCAATTCAGTAGCAGCTCGAGTCACCGATCGAGGCGCAGTGGCTTCATGGTAAATTACATAGCGGCTGGTTCCGTTTTGAATCAACTCAATGGATTGAGCTCCGGCGGGGATGGAAAATGTCATAGCCAGGAGCAATGCGATCACAGGATGTTTCATAGGTGTGTCTGATGCGCAGGATGGACGAAGGAGGAATCGTCAGCGTGGGAGCTTTAACGAAGAATATTGCAGAAGCCATTATGCATCAAATGCTCAAGCCCGTCGTTCATTGGACCGCCCGTGCTCGGCGTAGCAGAGTTCAGCCAGCGACAGGACCCGAATGCCAAAGGAGTGTCGCAGCATTCGATCGGTCTCTTCTCCAGCGGTGGTGGGGGCGTCTCGTCGTGACGCGCGATAGGCAAACCGAGATGCGTTGGTAGGTATTTGTGCAAACGAGTGATTGTTTCACATCGTATCAGATCCCAAGCGGCGCCGTTCCCCTCGTCCTCGACGAATCTACGTAGCAAGGCGTTATTGGTTTGGAGTTCGACAAGCTGGGAAGGTCTGCGATTACGAAGACGGGGCGGATGTTGTTGTGATCAGTTGGTTGATCTGAACAAACAGTTTTTCAAAGTCGATTGGTTTCGTATGGAACGCGTCACAACCCGCCGCGATCGCTCCCGCTTCGTCGCCAGACGCTGCATAGGCGGTCAACGCGATGACGGGGATGCGATGTCCTTCATCGGCCTGATGGATTTGCATCGTCGCCTCGAGGCCATCGAGTTCAGGCATGTTGACGTCCATCAAAATCAATGAGGGCGGAGCGTTGGCCGCAGCCATAACCGCTTCGAGTCCATTGCGAGCGCAGGTGACTGTGAAACCACGCTTTTCCAATCGCAGTCTCAATAGTTCGCGGATGTCGTCGTGATCGTCGACAACGAGAATGGTAGGCATGGCTGATTACCTTCTAAGTAATGGGATCGGTCAGGTTCGCGGAGCCGGAAGTCGCTCCCGAAAGACCGAGGGACGCAATTCGCGGGGCGGGATAAGATCGACGCACAATCGATTCGACTTTGCTACGGGTCTGAGAATAAGACGTGGTCATGCTGGTCGCACCCGCTTTGCGAAACTTGACAAATAAGCGATCGAAGTTTTTGAACTTACCTAAACAAGCGACCACGACGGCTCCCTGGTACCCTTCGTCACGAATTGATTTGCAGAGGTATCGGGCTTGAGGCAATCCGCCCGGAGG harbors:
- a CDS encoding response regulator; amino-acid sequence: MPTILVVDDHDDIRELLRLRLEKRGFTVTCARNGLEAVMAAANAPPSLILMDVNMPELDGLEATMQIHQADEGHRIPVIALTAYAASGDEAGAIAAGCDAFHTKPIDFEKLFVQINQLITTTSAPSS